The genomic segment AACCAACGCGCCGATGAACGGGCCAAAAACGATCTGAGGCAACAGCGCCACCAACGTGGCGGTCGCCAGCACGGTGGCGGAGCCAGTCTCTTTCGTCAGCCACCACACGAGCGCGAATTGAACCAAAGCCGAACCAAACAATGAGAACGCCTGCCCGGTCCAAATGGTGAAGAAGCGCGGCGCCCAGTTTTGCGGGATGGATCTTGACCCGTTGTTCTCCATGAAATGATCTCCTATTTGATCCTGTCTGCCAACGCGGTTTTCACCTTATCGGATGCCTGAAACATTCCGCGCACCTGAATTGATTCAATGACCTCCCGCGCCAGATTGGGCGAAATGTCGCTCGCCAAATGAAGAAGCCCTAATACTTTGATGATGACTTTCTCGCCTTTGGCTTTTTTCTGCTCCAGATCGCCTCGATCATACGTGAGGACGCCAATCACATACGAGTTCCGCGTGATGGACTGCTGAATTTCAAAATTGTGTTTCTCCAATTGCGAGCGGATCGCCGTGCGGATAAAGTCCGTCCGGTTGGAATACAAGCCCTCCTGAACCATGAGGTCTATCTTCCCCAAATCCACGGCGCTCATGTTGATGGTGATTTTTTCGGTCTCTGCCATAACATCTCCTTGCCATCCACATGGATGGTATATGGATGATTTTATGCAGAAAGCGGGAATTGTCAAGATAAAACACAAGGGAATTTGCTACAATCAACCATCCCATATCGAGGCAAAAAATGCAAAACTTCACTTTTCATTCACAAAGATCTTCGGTCTATGGTCGCAATGGCATCGTCGCAACCTCGCAACCTCTCGCCACCGCCGCTGGTTTGGAAATCCTTGCGAAGGGAGGCAACGCGGCAGATGCGGCTGTGGCGGCGGGTGCGGCGCTCAACGTGACCGAACCAACCTCCACTGGGATTGGCGGCGACATGTTCGCCCTCTATTTTTCTGCGGATACGAAACGAGTCACCGCCCTCAACGGATCGGGACGCGCTCCCTCCGCCCTTACGCTTGATCGGCTAAAGACCAGCGGATTCGAATCTTCGATTCCCCCGTTCCATCCATACACGGTGACTGTCCCCGGCGCGTGCGCGGGCTGGTTCGATCTGATTCACAAACACGGCTCGCTCTCGATGTCTGAGATTCTCGCGCCCGCGATTCGACTCGCCAGCGAAGGCTTTCCCGTCGCGCCGATCACATCCTATTTTTGGGGACGCGGCGTACAACGTCAACTCGCCTCCGCGCCAAACGGACAAGAGTTAACCATTGACGGACGCGGACCCAACGCGGGGGAAATTTTCCGCAATCCTGGTTTGGCGAAAACATTTGAAACCATCGCGCGCGAAGGGACGTCAGCGTTTTATCAAGGCGAGATTGCCGAAGCCATCGTCGCTGTGTTGAAAGATGCGGGCGGGTGCATGACAATGGACGATCTCGCGTCGCACACCTCCACGTGGGAAGAACCGATCTCGGTGGATTATCGCGGCTATCGCGTCTATGAATGTCCGCCCAATGGACAGGGTATCACCGCGTTGATCGCCTTGAACATCCTCGAAGGATTTGATCTCGCTTCACTTGAATCTCTCTCCGTTGAAAAGATGCACCTGATGATCGAAGCGATGCGTCTCGCCTTTGCCGATGCGAGTTGGTATGTGACAGACCCGAAGTTTTCAAATATCCCCATCAAAGAATTATTATCTAAAGAATACGCCAACGAACGCCGCAAACTAATCAACACGCAGTCCGCGATACGCAATATCGAACGCGGCGTTCCCGTCTCCTCCTCCGACACCGTCTACCTCAGCGTCGTGGATAAATTCGGCAACGCCTGCTCGTTCATCAACAGCAACTACATGGGATTCGGCACAGGCATCGTCCCAAAAGGCTGGGGCTTCACGCTTCAAAATCGCGGACACAACTTCAGCCTCGACCCAAATCACCCCAACGCCCTCGCCCCGCGCAAGCGACCGTATCACACAATTATCCCTGCGATGGTCACAAGACTCCCTTCTCCCTCAGGGAGAAGGGCTGGGGATGAGGGTGAAAACGAGTCCGAGACTCTCTACGCTTCCTACGGCGTCATGGGCGGATTCATGCAACCGCAAGGACACGTGCAAGTGTTATCCGCGTTGGTGGATGATGGACTGAATCCCCAGTCCGCGCTGGATCGTCCGCGCTTTTGCATTGACGTGGACGAATCAGGCGGGCGCGTTGCTATCGAAGAGGGGATTCCAGAAGGGACATTCGCTGGTTTGCAAAAAATGGGACACCCCGTGTATTCGGTCACTGGCTACGAGCGCGCCTTGTTCGGCAGGGGACAGGTCATTCTCCGCGACGCAGAATCAGGCGTCCTGTGCGGCGGAAGCGATCCGCGCGCGGATGGGTACGCGGGGGCGTTGGCATAGCCAGCTATTCTTCTCTCACAACGCAACTCCTCATGGACTTCCAGACCGGATTGGCATCGTTCATAAAAGACTCCGCCGCCCGGTAGAGTCGCATTTCGATTTGCATGTCGCGCAGAGTTGCCCGTTCTTGCGGCGTGTAGCCTTCGTATTGATACGGCAAAAAGTTATCGGGGTGTTTGGCTGTTAACAACATTTCACCCTCAATGGCGGGATCTGGTTTTGGCGGAACCTCAAATCGCTTGATGTATTCGGCAATG from the Candidatus Defluviilinea gracilis genome contains:
- the ggt gene encoding gamma-glutamyltransferase, with protein sequence MQNFTFHSQRSSVYGRNGIVATSQPLATAAGLEILAKGGNAADAAVAAGAALNVTEPTSTGIGGDMFALYFSADTKRVTALNGSGRAPSALTLDRLKTSGFESSIPPFHPYTVTVPGACAGWFDLIHKHGSLSMSEILAPAIRLASEGFPVAPITSYFWGRGVQRQLASAPNGQELTIDGRGPNAGEIFRNPGLAKTFETIAREGTSAFYQGEIAEAIVAVLKDAGGCMTMDDLASHTSTWEEPISVDYRGYRVYECPPNGQGITALIALNILEGFDLASLESLSVEKMHLMIEAMRLAFADASWYVTDPKFSNIPIKELLSKEYANERRKLINTQSAIRNIERGVPVSSSDTVYLSVVDKFGNACSFINSNYMGFGTGIVPKGWGFTLQNRGHNFSLDPNHPNALAPRKRPYHTIIPAMVTRLPSPSGRRAGDEGENESETLYASYGVMGGFMQPQGHVQVLSALVDDGLNPQSALDRPRFCIDVDESGGRVAIEEGIPEGTFAGLQKMGHPVYSVTGYERALFGRGQVILRDAESGVLCGGSDPRADGYAGALA
- a CDS encoding CopG family transcriptional regulator — protein: MAETEKITINMSAVDLGKIDLMVQEGLYSNRTDFIRTAIRSQLEKHNFEIQQSITRNSYVIGVLTYDRGDLEQKKAKGEKVIIKVLGLLHLASDISPNLAREVIESIQVRGMFQASDKVKTALADRIK